Proteins from a single region of Argiope bruennichi chromosome 6, qqArgBrue1.1, whole genome shotgun sequence:
- the LOC129971511 gene encoding eukaryotic translation initiation factor 5-like, whose translation MSNVNVNRSLSDQFYRYKMPKLLAKVEGKGNGIKTVVVNMVEVAKALNRPPTYPTKYFGCELGAQTQFDLKNERYIVNGSHDAAKLQDLLDGFIKRYVLCPSCDNPETVLTVLPKKGVINTKCIACGYSGQLDSTHKLTTFILKNPPGQDPTKTSTSTTKKSKKKGKDEKTPKKQQNGDDSGSHSPQHDSDDLENGSPEKDDDDWCDDTDAEAVARRMESLTSGAKGLMLNDDLEKSPQERLDLFYEFIKKHKETGNIENLHKEVVGEAERLDIKDKAVLVLCELLLGENILQEVKTHRLLFLRFTAGNHKAQKYLLGGLEQVIKLHKDALINKVPHILKAFYDTDILEEEVLIDWSQKVSKKYVSKEVAQEIHDKAKPFIKWLQEAEEEESSDGDEEEEEEVEVVYSDRHISTSISVEKETPKPAKPAAPVDNDDDDLDIDAI comes from the exons ATGAGTAACGTTAATGTCAATCGTAGTCTTTCGGACCAATTTTACCGCTATAAAATGCCAAAGCTCCTTGCCAAG gtTGAAGGGAAGGGAAATGGCATCAAAACTGTAGTGGTAAATATGGTTGAAGTAGCTAAAGCTTTGAATAGACCTCCTACTT ATCCCACAAAATATTTTGGATGTGAACTTGGAGCACAAActcaatttgatttgaaaaatgagCGTTATATTGTTAATGGCTCTCATGATGCCGCAAAGCTTCAGGATCTCTTGGATGGTTTTATAAAGCGTTATGTTTTGTGTCCTTCATGCGACAACCCTGAAACTGTACTt ACTGTCCTCCCTAAAAAAGGTGTTATCAACACAAAGTGTATTGCATGTGGCTATAGTGGTCAGCTTGATTCAACCCATAAATTAACTACGTTCATATTGAAAAATCCACCTGGACAA GATCCTACCAAGACATCAACTTCTACTACAAAGAAGAGCAAAAAGAAAGGTAAGGATGAAAAAACACCCAAGAAGCAGCAGAATGGCGATGATAGTGGATCACACAGCCCACAACATGATTCTGATGATTTGGAAAATGGATCACCTGAAAAG GACGATGATGACTGGTGTGACGATACAGATGCTGAAGCCGTTGCTAGAAGAATGGAGAGTTTAACATCTGGAGCCAAAGGTCTAATGCTCAACGATGACTTGGAAAAATCCCCCCAAGAAAGACTTGATTTATTCTATGAATTTATTAAG aAACACAAAGAAACTGGGAATATAGAGAACCTGCATAAAGAGGTGGTTGGTGAGGCTGAGAGACTTGATATTAAAGATAAGGCTGTGCTGGTCTTATGTGAGTTGTTACTTGGGGAGAATATTCTTCAAGAAGTTAAAACTCATCGACTTTTGTTTTTGAGa ttcactGCTGGGAATCACAAAGCCCAGAAATATCTTTTGGGTGGCTTGGAGCAAGTAATCAAACTGCACAAAGATGCTCTGATCAACAAAGTTCCGCACATCTTGAAAGCATTTTATGATACCGACATCTTGGAGGAAGAGGTTTTGATTGATTGGTCGCAAAAG GTGtctaaaaaatatgtaagcaaGGAAGTGGCCCAAGAAATACATGACAAAGCCAAACCTTTCATCAAATGGCTCCAGGAAGCTGAGGAGGAAGAATCTAGCGATGGTGATGAAGAGGAGGAGGAAGAAGTTGAA gtTGTATATTCAGATCGTCACATCAGTACATCCATCAGTGTTGAGAAGGAAACGCCAAAACCTGCGAAACCTGCAGCCCCCGttgataatgatgatgatgactTGGACATAGATGCCATATAA
- the LOC129972825 gene encoding GTP cyclohydrolase 1 feedback regulatory protein-like translates to MPYVVLTTQIRVENGPTVVGDEQSDPELMQYLGAQLTTQLGNDFKEYRSPDPPRVLLDKLELRGYKVVAMAGIGQTCIWTLNKPPEFE, encoded by the exons atgcCTTACGTAGTTTTAACAACTCAAATTAGAGTT GAAAATGGGCCAACAGTTGTTGGAGATGAGCAGTCCGATCCAGAACTGATGCAGTATTTAGGTGCTCAACTAACTACTCAATTAGGAaatgattt taaggAATATCGATCTCCTGATCCACCTAGAGTTCTTCTTGACAAGCTCGAATTGCGAGGATATAAAGTTGTAGCAATGGCTGGTATAGGCCAGACTTGTATTTGGACTCTCAACAAGCCACCAGAGTTCGAATAA